The Chlorocebus sabaeus isolate Y175 chromosome 9, mChlSab1.0.hap1, whole genome shotgun sequence genome includes a window with the following:
- the CUZD1 gene encoding CUB and zona pellucida-like domain-containing protein 1 — protein sequence MELVRRLMPLTLLILSCLAESTMAEAEGNSSCSATLGGANMAETHKAMILQLNPSENCTWTIERPENKSIRIIFSYIQLDPDGSCESENIKVFDGTSSNGPLLGQVCSKKDYVPVFESSASTLTFQIVTDSARIQRTVFVFHYFFSPNTSIPNCGGYLDTLEGSFTSPNYPNPHPELAYCVWHIQVEKGYKIKLNFKEIFLEIDKQCKFDFLAIYDGPSTNSGLIGQVCGRVTPTFESSSNSLTVVLSTDYANSYRGFSASYTSIYAENINTTSLTCSSDRMRVIISKSYLEAFNSNGNTLQLKDPTCRPKLSNVVEFSIPLNGCGTIRKVEDQSITYTNVITFSASSPSEVITRQKQLQIIVKCEMEHNSTVGMIYITEDDVIQNQNALGKYNTSMALFESDSFEKTILESPYYVDLNQTLFVQVSLHTSDPNLVVFLDTCRASPTSDLASPTYDLIKSGCSQDETCKVYPLFGHYGRFQFNAFKFLRSLSSVYLQCKVLICDSSDHQSRCSQGCVSRSKRDISSYKWKTDSIIGPIRLKRDRSASGNSGFQHETHAEETPNQPFNSLHLFSFMVLVLNVVIVATITVRHFVNQRAYYKYQKLQNY from the exons GCAATTCAAGCTGCAGTGCCACTCTAGGGGGTGCCAATATGGCAGAGACCCACAAAGCCATGATCCTGCAACTCAATCCCAGTGAGAACTGCACCTGGACAATAGAAAGACCAGAAAACAAAAGCATCAGAATTATCTTTTCCTATATCCA GCTTGATCCAGATGGAAGCTGTGAAAGTGAAAACATTAAAGTCTTTGACGGAACCTCCAGCAATGGGCCTCTGCTAGGGCAAGTCTGCAGTAAAAAGGACTATGTTCCTGTATTTGAATCATCAGCCAGTACATTGACGTTTCAAATAGTTACTGACTCGGCAAGAATTCAACGAACTGTCTTTGTCTTCCACTACTTCTTCTCTCCTAACACCT CTATTCCAAACTGTGGCGGTTACCTGGATACCTTGGAAGGATCCTTCACCAGCCCCAATTACCCAAATCCGCATCCTGAGCTGGCTTATTGTGTATGGCACATACAAGTGGAGAAAGGTTACAAGATAAAACTAAACTTCAAAGAGATTTT CCTAGAAATAGACAAACAGTGCAAATTTGATTTTCTTGCCATCTATGATGGCCCCTCCACCAACTCTGGCCTGATTGGACAAGTCTGTGGCCGTGTGACTCCCACTTTCGAATCGTCATCAAACTCTCTGACTGTCGTGTTGTCTACAGATTATGCCAATTCTTACCGGGGCTTTTCTGCTTCCTACACCTCAATTTATGCAGAAAACATCAACACTA CATCTTTAACTTGCTCTTCTGACAGGATGAGAGTTATTATAAGCAAATCTTACCTAGAGGCTTTTAACTCTAATGGGAATACCTTACAACTAAAAGACCCAACTTGCAGACCAAAATTATCAaatgttgtggaattttctatCCCTCTTAATGGATGTGGTACAATCAGAAAG GTAGAAGATCAGTCAATTACTTACACCAATGTAATCACCTTTTCTGCATCCTCACCTTCTGAAGTGATCACCCGTCAGAAACAACTCCAGATTATTGTGAAGTGTGAAATGGAACATAATTCTACAGTGGGGATGATATACATAACAGAAGATGATGtaatacaaaatcaaaatgcaCTGGGCAAATATAACACAAGCATGGCTCTTTTTGAATCTGATTCATTTGAAAAGACTATACTCGAGTCACCATATTACGTGGATTTGAACCAAACTCTTTTTGTTCAAGTTAGTCTGCACACCTCAGATCCAAATTTGGTGGTGTTTCTGGATACCTGTAGAGCCTCTCCCACCTCTGACCTTGCGTCTCCAACCTATGACCTAATCAAGAGTGG ATGTAGTCAAGATGAGACTTGTAAGGTGTATCCCTTATTTGGACACTATGGGAGATTCCAGTTTAATGCTTTTAAATTCTTGAGAAGTTTGAGCTCCGTGTATCTGCAATGTAAAGTTTTGATATGTGATAGCAGTGACCACCAGTCTCGCTGCAGTCAAGGTTGTGTCTCCAGAAGCAAACGAGACAtttcttcatataaatggaaaacaGATTCCATCATAGGACCCATTCGTCTGAAAAGGGATCGAAGTGCAAGTGGTAATTCAG GATTTCAGCATGAAACACATGCGGAAGAAACTCCAAACCAGCCTTTCAACAGTCTGCATCTGTTTTCATTCATGGTTCTAGTTCTGAATGTAGTGATTGTAGCCACAATCACAGTGAGGCATTTTGTAAATCAACGGGCATACTACAAATACCAGAAGCTGCAGAACTATTAA